The following proteins are encoded in a genomic region of Brachyspira pilosicoli:
- a CDS encoding sodium:solute symporter, giving the protein MAWHWFDWIVIGLYFVVMFFIGMFFAKRTKSTDDYFKAGGRVPALVTAMSIYATALSSISFIAIPASVYNNSWLLGMAPLGIILMVLWAAYTFVPFFRRVNVTTAYEYLGRRFDNSFRLVGSLTFILFHVVRMAIVIYLPTLAIQQVVPTLNPVLITIVVSIFCVAYTSMGGIEAVLWSDAIQTVVLLLGAFLVIIVGFSSAPEGVGQGFKLLADDGKIISPDFFSLDLAKSSIWVMIVGGFVNSIYSYVGSQDIVQRYATNKDEHEAKKSLFMNVPLLCTSIVIFIGMGSALYIYFHFKATLPENINGNAILPYFIVNALPVGISGLVIAAIFAAAQSTVSSSLNSVSTCMTADILEYFKSGMEDKSKLKFARISSWIVGIFSTLLAIYFIYNGQGDMFLYFQAITGLLGGPIAGVFLIGIFFDKVESKAVWIGFIVSVIIAFYVSDPAGMLTKFIPGYVKPKIFEFMLSFIIIGSSVIVSFIASFFFGKPSEEKIKGLTYSTTIKNQK; this is encoded by the coding sequence ATGGCTTGGCATTGGTTTGACTGGATAGTCATCGGACTATATTTTGTCGTAATGTTTTTTATTGGTATGTTCTTTGCTAAAAGAACAAAATCTACAGATGATTATTTCAAAGCTGGAGGAAGAGTTCCTGCTTTGGTAACAGCAATGAGTATTTACGCTACTGCTTTATCATCTATTTCGTTTATTGCTATACCTGCTTCTGTTTATAATAACAGCTGGCTGCTTGGTATGGCTCCATTGGGAATCATTTTAATGGTATTATGGGCAGCATACACTTTTGTACCTTTCTTTAGAAGAGTTAATGTTACTACTGCTTATGAATATTTAGGAAGAAGATTTGATAATTCTTTCAGACTTGTTGGTAGTTTAACATTCATACTTTTCCACGTTGTAAGAATGGCTATAGTAATTTATCTTCCTACATTAGCTATACAACAAGTTGTGCCAACATTAAACCCAGTATTAATAACTATTGTAGTATCAATATTCTGTGTTGCTTATACATCTATGGGAGGTATTGAGGCAGTATTATGGTCTGATGCTATACAAACTGTTGTACTTCTTTTGGGTGCTTTCCTAGTAATTATAGTAGGTTTTTCTTCTGCTCCTGAAGGTGTAGGACAAGGCTTTAAACTTTTAGCTGATGACGGTAAAATTATAAGCCCTGATTTCTTCTCTTTAGATTTAGCTAAATCAAGTATTTGGGTTATGATAGTTGGAGGATTCGTAAACTCTATTTATTCTTATGTAGGAAGCCAAGACATAGTTCAAAGATATGCTACAAACAAAGATGAACATGAAGCTAAAAAAAGTTTATTTATGAATGTTCCTTTACTTTGTACTAGTATTGTAATATTTATAGGTATGGGTTCTGCTTTATATATTTACTTCCATTTTAAAGCTACTTTACCAGAAAACATTAACGGTAATGCTATACTTCCATACTTTATAGTAAATGCTTTACCTGTTGGTATATCAGGACTTGTAATTGCTGCTATATTTGCTGCTGCTCAGTCTACAGTATCTTCAAGTTTGAACTCTGTTTCTACTTGTATGACTGCAGATATTTTAGAATATTTCAAATCTGGTATGGAAGATAAAAGCAAACTTAAATTTGCAAGAATTTCAAGCTGGATAGTTGGTATATTTAGTACACTACTTGCTATATACTTCATCTACAATGGTCAAGGCGATATGTTCTTATATTTCCAAGCTATTACTGGTCTTTTGGGCGGTCCTATAGCTGGAGTATTCTTAATTGGTATATTCTTTGATAAAGTAGAATCTAAAGCTGTATGGATTGGTTTTATAGTTTCTGTAATAATTGCATTCTATGTCAGCGACCCTGCTGGTATGCTTACTAAGTTTATACCTGGTTACGTTAAACCAAAAATCTTTGAGTTTATGTTATCATTTATAATTATAGGCTCTAGTGTAATAGTATCTTTTATAGCTTCTTTCTTCTTTGGAAAACCAAGCGAGGAAAAAATAAAAGGTTTAACTTACTCTACTACTATTAAAAATCAAAAATAA
- a CDS encoding cyclically-permuted mutarotase family protein: protein MKKLCLILSTIFAVGCSNNTNTSSNSNANVLDSKTDKKIVWEMGGRLPAQTGMDKNIGTAGLLYGSLENKYIVVGGGANFPEESVLNGGAKKTYSDIYMLEDKNGTLEVVEHINWENELGYGASVTVTNGIYYIGGSSNPEADDDILFITLKNNKLNVEKIGDLPFTLQNGVAVYKDNKLYIITGKQAGKGSDKVYEYDLATKETKELAPVPNQASRTQAVAQLLNGNIYVFSGGDATAYTDGYKYDFANNTWEQVSDVALNNEGISLLGAVSVKLNEQEMLVIGGFNKAVYDDAVYNLGNLQDQALADFRAGYFGADPYEFDWNSKILIYNCESNTWKAIGEVPFDAPCGEGLILIGNKIYSINGEIKPGVRTDKMYVGTIMAK from the coding sequence ATGAAAAAATTATGTTTGATATTATCTACTATATTTGCTGTTGGATGTTCAAATAATACTAATACTTCTTCTAATAGCAATGCAAATGTATTAGATTCTAAAACTGATAAAAAAATAGTTTGGGAGATGGGCGGACGTTTACCTGCTCAAACTGGAATGGATAAGAATATTGGTACTGCTGGTTTATTATATGGTTCTTTAGAAAACAAATATATTGTTGTTGGAGGAGGTGCTAACTTCCCTGAAGAATCTGTACTTAACGGCGGAGCTAAAAAAACTTATTCTGACATTTATATGCTTGAAGATAAAAACGGAACATTAGAAGTTGTTGAGCATATTAATTGGGAAAACGAATTAGGATATGGGGCTTCTGTAACTGTTACAAATGGGATATACTATATCGGCGGCTCTTCAAACCCTGAAGCTGATGATGATATATTATTTATCACATTAAAAAATAATAAATTAAATGTTGAAAAAATAGGTGATTTACCTTTCACATTACAAAATGGTGTTGCTGTTTATAAAGACAATAAATTATATATTATCACTGGTAAACAAGCAGGAAAAGGAAGCGACAAAGTTTATGAGTATGATTTAGCTACAAAAGAGACTAAAGAATTAGCCCCTGTACCTAATCAAGCAAGCAGAACTCAAGCTGTTGCACAATTACTAAACGGCAATATATATGTGTTTAGCGGCGGAGATGCTACTGCTTATACCGACGGTTATAAATATGATTTTGCTAACAACACTTGGGAGCAAGTTTCTGATGTAGCTCTTAACAATGAAGGAATATCTTTGCTTGGTGCTGTATCAGTTAAACTTAATGAACAAGAAATGCTTGTTATAGGCGGTTTTAACAAAGCTGTTTATGATGATGCTGTTTATAATTTAGGAAATCTTCAAGATCAAGCATTGGCTGATTTTAGAGCTGGTTATTTTGGTGCTGACCCTTATGAATTTGATTGGAACAGCAAAATATTAATTTATAACTGTGAGTCTAATACTTGGAAAGCAATAGGAGAAGTTCCTTTTGATGCTCCTTGCGGAGAGGGTTTAATATTAATAGGAAATAAAATATATTCTATTAATGGAGAAATTAAGCCGGGTGTTAGAACAGACAAAATGTATGTAGGCACTATAATGGCTAAATAA
- a CDS encoding class I SAM-dependent methyltransferase, translating into MDYTEINSLTIDKWVEDGWVWGVPITNKKFLEAKNGNWDMLLTPTKNVPKEWFGNLENKNVLGLASGGGQQMPIFAALGAKCTLIDYSQKQIDNDVFVSKREGYNINAIKYDMTKKFPFEDESFDLIFHPVSNCYVENVFHVWSECYRVLKKGGRLMSGLDNGINFLFDENSKEIKYKLPFNPLKDKKLLDELLSKNDGIQFSHTIEEQIRGQLKCGFKLIDIYEDTNGEGLLHEYNVPTFWATLCLK; encoded by the coding sequence ATGGATTATACAGAAATTAATTCTTTAACTATAGATAAATGGGTTGAAGATGGTTGGGTATGGGGTGTTCCTATTACCAATAAGAAGTTTTTAGAAGCTAAAAATGGAAATTGGGATATGCTTTTAACACCAACTAAAAATGTTCCTAAAGAATGGTTTGGAAATTTGGAAAATAAAAATGTATTGGGGCTTGCCTCTGGAGGAGGACAGCAGATGCCAATATTTGCAGCTTTGGGAGCTAAATGCACATTAATAGATTATTCTCAAAAACAGATAGATAATGATGTATTTGTGTCAAAGAGAGAAGGTTATAATATAAACGCTATAAAATATGATATGACAAAAAAATTTCCTTTTGAAGATGAGAGCTTTGATTTGATTTTTCATCCTGTTTCTAATTGTTATGTGGAGAATGTTTTTCATGTATGGAGTGAATGTTATAGAGTATTAAAAAAAGGCGGAAGGCTTATGTCTGGGCTCGATAATGGAATTAATTTTTTATTTGATGAAAATAGTAAAGAGATTAAATATAAACTTCCTTTTAATCCGCTAAAAGATAAAAAATTATTAGATGAGTTATTAAGTAAAAATGACGGCATTCAATTTTCTCACACCATAGAAGAGCAGATAAGAGGGCAGTTAAAGTGCGGATTTAAGTTAATTGATATTTATGAAGACACCAACGGAGAAGGACTGCTTCATGAATATAATGTTCCTACTTTCTGGGCTACATTATGTTTAAAATAG
- a CDS encoding TDT family transporter, which translates to MINKINKMPTALTGLALGVGGIFNAWTIFTGKKYFAYIGALISSVLILTIITKIFSSFKAFIKDLEHPVAGSTIPTLDMAIMVISSSVVQFIRPLGIAMWLIAIVIHTIFAITFIAHRINLKDRHNMVPSWFVPPIGIVVASVSGSAMGFPTLSQYIVYIGMVIYIIMFPFIFYRIIFHEPLAEDKFPAFAVMGAPANLCLCGYLTAFQTYNTAILNLFLALGLITTFKVYLSLIKAFRIKFIPLFAAYTFPLAIGAQALLKFANYSKSMGGEYYYIWRYVAIIELIIASLMILYVFLNMMSFIHFNVIKDKE; encoded by the coding sequence ATGATAAACAAAATAAATAAAATGCCTACAGCCCTCACAGGTTTAGCACTTGGCGTAGGCGGTATATTCAACGCTTGGACTATCTTTACAGGAAAAAAATATTTTGCATACATTGGAGCTTTAATATCATCTGTATTAATACTCACAATAATTACAAAAATATTTTCATCTTTCAAAGCATTTATTAAAGATTTAGAGCATCCAGTTGCAGGAAGTACAATACCTACTTTAGATATGGCTATTATGGTAATATCAAGTTCTGTAGTACAATTTATAAGACCGCTTGGTATTGCTATGTGGCTTATAGCTATAGTGATACACACAATATTTGCAATCACTTTTATAGCTCATAGAATAAACTTAAAAGACAGACATAATATGGTGCCTAGCTGGTTTGTTCCGCCTATTGGTATAGTTGTAGCTTCTGTTAGCGGAAGTGCTATGGGTTTTCCTACTTTATCGCAGTATATAGTTTATATAGGCATGGTTATATATATAATAATGTTTCCTTTTATTTTCTATAGAATCATTTTCCATGAACCTTTAGCTGAAGATAAGTTTCCTGCTTTCGCTGTAATGGGAGCACCTGCTAATTTATGTTTATGCGGATATTTAACTGCATTTCAAACATACAACACTGCTATACTTAACTTATTTTTAGCATTAGGCTTAATTACAACATTTAAAGTTTATTTATCTTTAATAAAAGCTTTTAGAATAAAGTTTATACCGTTATTTGCAGCATACACTTTCCCTCTTGCAATAGGTGCACAGGCTCTTTTGAAATTTGCTAATTATTCAAAATCTATGGGTGGAGAATATTATTACATATGGAGATATGTTGCTATAATAGAGCTTATAATTGCTAGTTTGATGATATTATATGTATTTTTAAATATGATGTCTTTTATACATTTCAATGTTATAAAGGATAAGGAATAA